One stretch of Anguilla anguilla isolate fAngAng1 chromosome 5, fAngAng1.pri, whole genome shotgun sequence DNA includes these proteins:
- the uri1 gene encoding unconventional prefoldin RPB5 interactor 1 — MSERHVRKDEFPHGVRRLREEHKKVVTGCEEQIQHWKKVEADYSSLQERLGTLPDRLSYDIMVPFGPLAFMPGKLVHTNEVTVLLGDNWFAKCSAKQAADLAEHRKSHVRKTLDDLSKVVKNFETRAGFTEDLQKLSGDKGDYVDIREEMKDGEESLTKGKRRLAHKPFSKPKVEDVLELPEEEEEEEQEEMQEQGGGAGGRRGVLSEEELWARLDELEAQEEQLDEEDRTFDTADMNGEDTTSSSSSSEEEKDGEGGRLTNGLHGDEGWPPEDRGDPGPLPPQSNGTGQPRTDGEGEEEEGEDEDGEEEGEEGGVPTIYFCHTKEPKKVRINTGKNTMLKFSERKEEAKRKKKNGSNHGNGHGHSHHELSRIKSPADIYRVFVDVVNGELVPRKSILKSRSRENSVCSDTSESSAADFEERRGFGRALSHDEGAHSDTSEGVSEQDSPTGRAPHLLAHFEAFSGTVVEKDPGLPSSIPHLTISPPALPTIPERKCEDLAPEGPQGPPKRVSKFKASRAKVIM, encoded by the exons GTGGTCACTGGCTGTGAGGAGCAGATCCAACACTG GAAAAAGGTGGAGGCGGATTACAGCTCCCTGCAGGAGAGGCTCGGTACGCTTCCGGATAGGCTGTCCTATGACATCATG GTACCCTTCGGACCTCTTGCCTTCATGCCGGGGAAGCTGGTCCACACCAACGAGGTGACGGTGCTGCTGGGAGATAACTGGTTCGCCAAGTGCTCGGCCAAGCAGGCGGCGGACCTGGCTGAGCACCGGAAGAGCC ACGTAAGGAAGACCCTCGATGACCTGAGCAAAGTGGTGAAGAACTTTGAAACCCGTGCTGGATTCACTGAAGATCTACAAAAATTAAGTGGC GACAAGGGAGACTATGTGGACATCAGAGAAGAGATGAAAGATGGAGAAGAATCCCTCACAAAAG GGAAGAGGCGGCTGGCCCATAAGCCCTTCTCTAAGCCCAAGGTGGAGGACGTGCTGGAGctgccggaggaggaggaggaggaggagcaggaggagatgcaggagcaggggggaggtgctgggggcCGGCGGGGAGTTCTGTCTGAGGAGGAGCTGTGGGCCCGGCTGGACGAGCTGGAGgcgcaggaggagcagctggatGAGGAGGACAG AACGTTCGACACCGCCGACATGAACGGGGAGGACACgacgtcctcctcctcttcctccgagGAAGAGAAGGACGGCGAAGGGGGGCGCCTGACCAACGGGCTCCACGGCGACGAGGGCTGGCCCCCGGAGGATCGGGGTGACCCCgggcccctgcccccccagagCAACGGGACGGGTCAGCCGCGCACGgacggggagggagaggaggaggagggggaggatgaAGACGGCGAGGAAGAGGGCGAGGAGGGAGGCGTGCCGACCATCTACTTCTGTCACACCAAGGAGCCCAAGAAG gtcagGATCAACACGGGGAAGAACACCATGCTGAAGTTCAgcgagaggaaggaggaggcaAAACGCAAGAAGAAGAACGGCAGCAACCACGGCAACGGCCACGGCCACTCCCACCACGAGCTCTCCAGGATCAAATCACCGGCTGACATCTACAG GGTGTTCGTGGACGTGGTGAACGGCGAGCTGGTCCCGCGGAAGTCCATCCTGAAGTCGCGCAGCCGGGAGAACAGCGTGTGCAGCGACACCAGCGAGAGCAGCGCCGCCGACTTCGAGGAGCGCCGCGGGTTCGGGCGCGCCCTCAGCCACGACGAGGGCGCCCACAGCGACACCAGCGAGGGCGTCTCGGAGCAGGACAGTCCCACGGGCCGGGCCCCGCACTTACTTGCCCACTTTGAG GCATTTTCAGGGACGGTGGTTGAGAAGGACCCCGGGCTGCCGTCGTCCATTCCTCACCTGACCATCTCCCCGCCCGCGCTGCCCACCATCCCAGAGAGGAAGTGTGAGGACCTGGCCCCGGagggcccccaggggccccccAAAAGGGTCTCCAAGTTCAAGGCCTCCAGGGCCAAAGTGATCATGTGA